The region GGCTTTCAAAGTCCCTCAAAAGCCTTTCATAGGCTCTCTTTATAATAAGCTCCTCCCCGGAATGGGTGCTGCCTGCTACGAGAAGTTTTGAGCCTTTCACCTCCAGCTCTGAGGGTGGAGGTTCTTCAAGCACAAACTTCAGATTGCCACAGGAGTGGACATGTGCAGACCCGTAAGACCTGAACTTCTCAGAAGACCTCTCCTCCCTTGCCAGTATCAAGGAGAATCTTTTTGAAAACCATCTTTCAAGCACTCCACCCTTTGAATAGGCGTTCAACCATACCTTCGGGGCTCTGGTGGATAATATGAGGAAGGGCCACAGCTCCCTCTCCATTATGAGGATCGCCTCCGGGTCTATTTTTCTCTCAAACTTGCTTATGAGAAAGGGTATGTCTGGAGGAAGCCTGTAAAGCTCGTGGAAATAGCCTTTTCCTTTTTGAGACTCAAGATATTTTCTTGCCCTGAAGGAAAAGTATGTAAGGGTTATGTGATAATCCCTATATAGCCTTTTGAGAAGAGGCTTGGCAGTGTTGAACTCACCTACGCTTGCAACATGAAACCAGAGCCTACCTTTCCCTCTTTCCACTTATGAACTCTTCCACCATCTTCCTCGCCTGCCAGTCGGGATACTGCACTGGGGGGTGCTTCATGGTGTAGGCGCTTATTGAATAGAGGGGTCCACCTGTGCCTCTGTCCCTTGCCAGCTTACAGCACCTTATGGCGTCTATCATGGAGCCTGCGCTGTTTGGAGAATCCTCCACATCCAGCTTTAGTTCCACATACATGGGAACGTCCCCAAAGAGCCTCCCCTCAATGCGTATGTAGGCTATTTTTCTGTCCTTTAGCCATGGCACCCAGTCAGAGGGTCCTATGTGTATGCTGAAGGGGTCCATCTCGTAAGGTATGAGAGAGGAAACCGCATGTGTCTTCGAAACCTTTTTTGTCTTCAGCCTTTCCCTTTCAAGCATATTCAGAAAGTCCGTATTTCCTCCAAAGTTAAGCTGGTATGTTCTGTCAATCTTTACTCCCCTGTCAAGAAAGAGCTGGACAAGAGTCCTGTGAACTATAGTGGCGCCAACCTGAGACTTTATATCATCCCCAACCACCGGTATGCCCTCCGCCTCAAACCTCTCTGCCCACGAGGGGTCTGAAACTATGAAGGTGGGCATACCGTTTATAAAGGACACTCCTGCCCTCAGGCATGCTTCTGCATAGAACCTCGCTGCCTGTTCGGACCCCACCGGCACATAGTTTATGAGCATGTCCGCACCCGTTTCTTTGAGAACCCTTACCACATCTTCAAGCTCGTCTTCCCTTTCTTCAGATAGCACAAAGCTCCTTTCCGGAGGGTAGTTTGCCATATGGCCTGCATATCCGTCCAGCACCTTACCCTTTCTAACAATAACGCCAGTTCTGGGCACATCCTTTTCAAAGACCGCAGTGCAGTTTGGCTGAGAAAATATGGCTTCAGATAAATCCTTTCCAACCTTTCTGGCATCAATGTCCCATGCGGCAACCACTTCAATGTCCCAGGGCTTGTAGCCACCCACATCTTCAAACATGAGACCACTCACATCTTCTCTGTGCTTCGCATAGTAATAGATACCCTGAACAAGGCTACTGGCACAGTTTCCTACGCCGGCTATTGCCACTCTTATTTTTGACATTTTAACCTCCGCAAAGGCTTATAATATTATAGCAGGATGAAGGTTCTTATGGTCTTTTACTCAAGGCTACTCCAAGAAAGCGATCTGCTGCAGAAGGTAGCGGACAGGGTTAACACCCTCAAAAGGCTCATAGGTCCAGATAGCCTATATGCAGTGATAACTACGGAGATGAAGGACTTTATAGACAGGTTCCCCGACCTCGTATTCATAAGAAACGATAGGGGAACCTTCCTTTACGGACTTTACAAAGGTCTCAGGAAGCTAAGGGGAAACGATGTGCTTGTCCTTGACCCTTCTCACGTTATAAGCCTTGATAAACTAAGAGAGTTTATCAGCAAGAGGAGAAAGAATGTCCTCTACTCAACAGATGGGGAATGGAAAGGTCTGGCACTTCTCAGGCTCATAGACCTTGATTACTTTATAAGAACTCTGGAAGGCTTACTTGGAGAAGAGAAGGACCTCACCACTGTGATGGAAAAACTCAAGCAGGAATATGGTATAGAATATGAAACTCTTTAAGGAGGAAAGCGATGGATGAGATAATTGTTGGCAAGTATGTGGTGAAAACAGACAGGTATTACACCAAGGACCATGAGTGGGCACTTGTGAAGGGAAACAGGGCGTGGATAGGTATAACAGATTATGCTCAAAAGGAGCTTGGCGACGTGGTCTATGTGGACCTGCCTCAGGTAGGCGAATCCTACGAGAGTGGTGATACTATAGCCAATGTGGAATCGGTAAAGAGCGTATCACCCATATATGCACCTCTCTCTGGCACTGTGGTGGAAATAAATGAAGTATTAAACGATGAGCCTCATCTCATGAACGAATCACCCTACGAGGATGGATGGCTGGCTGTCATAGAGCTTTCTGACCCAATGGAGGTGGAGGACCTTATGCCCGCAGAGGATTACGCACAACTTCTCGTGGAGATAATAAAGGATGAAAAGGGAGAAACCGTAAAGCTAGGTCTGCCGGAGGAAGAAGAAGAAAGGTTTGAAGAATCCCTTGAAGCTCTGCCTGAGGAGGAGCTCGGCTACGAAGAAAGGGAAAGGTAGATGTATATTCCCCATTCAGAGGATGAGACGCAGAGAATACTCAGGCAACTTGGGCTTGAAAGACTTGAAGACCTCTTTTCACACATAGACGCATCCCTTCTCTCAAGGCCTGAGCTTCCGGAGCCGAGGAGTGAGGAGGATCTCAGGAGATATTTCAGAGACCTGAGCGGAAGGAATACATCCCTCATATCCTTTGCAGGCTTTGGAGCCTATGACAGGATAATACCCTCTGCCATATGGCAGATTCTGAGCAGGGGGGAGTTTCTCACCGCCTACACACCCTACCAGCCTGAGGCATCTCAGGGAACATTACAGGCTCTTTTTGAATACCAGACCCTTATATGTGAACTCACCGGCATGGAAGTTGCCAACGCCAGCATGTATGATGGAGCTTCCGCCCTTGCAGAGGCGGTTCTTATGGCAAGGGCTATAAGGGGCAGGGGGAAGAGGGTTGTGCTTTCTGAGGGTATAAACCCCCTCTACAGGGAAGTTGTAAAAACCTACCTGATAGGATACGAGGACGAGATAAGCCTGTGCCCCCTTACGGAGGAAGGCTATACGGATTCTGAGAGGCTGGAAAGTTTTCTCAGGGATGGCGAGGCTCATGCCCTTGTGGTGCAGTATCCAAATTTCATGGGCTATGTGGAGCCTCTTACGGTTCTTTCTGAAATGGCAAGGAGGTATGAAGTGCCACTTGTGGTGGTGGCGGACTCTGTTGCCCTCTCGATTCTCAGGTCTCCGGGAGAGTTGGGTGCGGACATAGTGGTGGGAGAGGGTCAGCAGATGGGAGTCCCCCTCAACTTTGGAGGACCCTACGCAGGCTTTTTTGCCACGAGGATGGAGTATTTGAGAAAAATGCCTGGAAGAATCGTGGGTATGGCCGAGGATGTGGAGGATAAAAAGGCTTTTACCCTCGTCCTCCAGACAAGGGAACAGCACATAAGGAGGGAAAGGGCAACCTCGAACATCTGCACAAACCAGAACCTGATAGCCCTCGCAAACCTCCTCTACATGGTTCTTCTGGGAAAGGAGGGGATGAGAGAGGTTGCAAAGCAGAGCCTTTCCAAGGCCCTATACCTGAAAAGAAGGCTTCTGGACCTGGGCTTTGAGGAGGTATACACTGGCAGGCATCTCTGGGAATTCCCCCTCAGACACAACAGAGCAAAAGAGCTTCACAGAAAATCCCTGAGAAATGGCTTTCTGGCAGGCGTGCCCCTTGAAAGGTTTGGCTATTCTAAGAGCCTTCTCTTTGCGGTTACAGAGAAGAGAACAAGAGAAGAAATGGACGGGCTTGTAGAGTCTATGAGAAACATCTAAGATTTCCTTAAATTTATCTGCATCTGTGGCTCTGGAGACGGTTTTGCAAAGAGAAAACCTTGCATGTAATCAACTCTTTCTACCAGAAAGTTAAATTCTCCTATGCTCTCCACACCCTCTGCCAGAACCTTTATGTGGTTTTGCCTGCACATGTTTACAAGGGCATCTACAACTCCCTTTCTCAAGCTGTCTCCGTTTACATTGTGAACTATATCTCTGTCAATCTTGATTATATCCGGTCGCAGATTTATAAGGTTGTTAAGACCAGAAAAGCCTGAACCAACATCATCAACTGCCACCTTGAAACCCATCTCTCTGTAGTAGTCCATTATATTTCTGAGATGTTTTATATCCCTGACTTGATGGCTTTCAACTACTTCAAAAACTATGTTTTCATGCCTGAGATTGTAAGTGTTAACAAGCCTTATGGTAGTTTGCAGACAGGTTTCTGGATTGTATATGCTGGTGGGCACGAAGTTTATAAATATGAGGGTTTCCCTCAATCCTCTTTCTGCAGATTTCTGTATGGCAATTTCCCTACAGGCCCTGTCAAGGTAAAAGAGGCTGTCTGTCTTTTCTGCACATTCAAAGAGATAAGCAGGTGATACCTGCGAACCCTTCTGGTTTATACCCCTTATAAGGCATTCAAAGCCAACCACAGATAGGTTGCTGTCCACTATGGGATGAAAATACACCATAAGCCTTTTTTCCCTTAGAATTTCCATGTATTCGTCGCAGGCTACCTGCGAAAGCCAGAAATTCAGATTTCTTGCATTTTTTACATGATAACTTCTGAACCTCTCCCCTGGAGAAAGAACCACAAGCCATATATCTTGGCTCTCAATCTCTGACAGCCCCTTTGCCTCATAAAACCTGTAAAAGAAGCTCTTTAGTCCTGAAACCTGTAAAGTTATTGAATCCTCTTCATCATAAAACTCATATGAGAGGTCCTCAAGCTGTTTCTTTAGTTTTTGCCTTAATAATTCACTCTCGGCTATGAAAACAAGTGTGGCAGGCTCTTCCCTCAGTCCCCCTATTGCATTGCACTTCCCGCATTCCTCGTGCATATCAGTTTCCTATTATCCATCACCAGCGGTATCCTGTCAATACACCAAAAAAGAGGCCAGTTCTGTCGTAGAAGTCTAGATTGGAGTTAACCTGTCTTTAAGCTACAAGAGATGTTATGTAAATCCTCTGGTGGAAAATATTGTTTCTTGTCAACGCTACAAGGGCGTAGTATCCTGTTTCCTTTCTCTTTTTGAGAAGAACTGGGTCCTGTTTCATGTATCTGTCCACTTCTACTCCCATGCCTGCATTGAAAAGATAGAAACCTGTCCTGTAAGAACCTGACAGACCCAGAGCATAGCCTGCGTAAGAGTTTGCCCTGCCCTTTGCCTCTGAATATCTGAGATTTACAGAGGGAGTCAGTCTCAGGCTTTTGCCAAAGCTGTAGGTGTATGAATAGCCTGTATCTATGAGAATTCTGTCTCTTCTCAGGTCTCTTTCTCTTTTACCTAACTGGTCATCCTCCACGTCAGAATATGTAGACTTCAGCGTGAGGCTTGAATTACCCTGAGAGAATCTTATGCCAGCCTCGTAATCACGCTGGTATGTCTTTTCTCGCGGGATGTTTACCAGATAGGGGTCTTTCCATACTCTTCTGAAGGGGTTGTAGCCAAAATAGAATTCTGTTGACTGGAATACAAAACCCTCTCTTTTCAGGCCCGCCTGAAGGGTGGGCGTTGCTCCTTCCGTGGTTGTCCTCAAGAAGTAGGTGTTTGCTCCGCTCCTGTAGGAGAGGTTAAGGTCAATCAGGGGGATGGCTCTGAGAAAGCTATCCTCCGGCTTTCCAAGATTTTTTATGATGCCTGTGGACCTAGTGGAGTTGTTGTCCTCTCCCCATATAAGAGCTCCACCTGCACCTATACGATTCTCCGCCATGGAAGCCGCAGGCAAGAGTAGCGTCAGCAAAGTCCTGTATGCACGCATGGCTCACACCTCCTGACTTTTTTCTGCAACTTCTTTTGTAAGACCATGTGACAGCAAATCCCTGATGTCCTCCCAGAAAAGATAGAGGACCGGCAGACTGCCAAGAAGAGCCCAGAAGGCTGCCAGAAGAAGGGTTGAACCAAAGGCATCCGACATGGCATAGAGGCTCTGGAGCTGGTAGAGCATTGCTTTTGCCCTTTCTTCAGCCTGATGGGAAAACTGGTATATAAAATCAGCTGCCTCCTTTATCTTCATCTGAAGCCAGTATGGGTTCTGAAGCTCTGTGCTCCTCTGAAGGTTTTCTGCGGCAAACCTCTGAAGGTCGTTGGTAGCAAGGGCTGTGCCAAAAGACCCACCCACAAATCTTATATAGTGCATAAGGCTCACTCCGAGGGTAGTCTTTTCCCCCAGTCTCTTCAGCGCCATCTGAGTCACAGGAGCAAAGAAAAAGCCCATACCTGCACCCATCGCCACAAGATAGAGCACCGCAGTGCTCCCCGGAGTAAAGTAGTTGAGCCTTGGCAGCAAAAGAAAGGCGACTGACAGATAAAGAACTGTTGCCACATACAGGGCAAACCTTGGTGATTTTTTATCGGAGATTATGCCCGCAACTGGAGAGAGAAAGCCTATGGTAAGGGCCATGGGAAGTATGGCAAGCCCCGCCTGAAGGGTTGTGTAGCCCTTGAGCTTTTCAAAATAAAGAGGTATAAGATAGAAGACCTGATACATGGAAAAGCCCAGCACAAAGCAGTAGACCCAGAAGGCGACCACAAACTCCTTTATCCTGAAGATGGAAGGGTCTATAAGCTTATTTCTGGATGTGAGTTCTGATAGCAGAAAGAGAAGGAAAGAAAAGAGAGAAAGAAGAGAAAGATGGAGTATAAAGTCGCTGGCAAACCAGCCCTCCTTCTGTCCCCTTGAGAGCACCACAAGCAGGCTCACAGTGGCAAGGGAGATGAGAAGGTAGGAGAGAAAATTGAGCCTTAGCCTGTGGATAGGTCTGTAGTCTTTGAGAAAGAAAAGGGCAAGGGTAAAGTTGAGTATGCCTATGGGAAGGTTTATGTAGAAAATCCATCTCCAGTCTATATGTTCTGTTATCCAGCCTCCAAGGGTAGGACCAAGAGCGGGAGCAAAGCTCACCCCGAGCCCATATATGCCCATGGCAAGACCCCTCTTCTCTGGGGCATAGGCGGAAAAAAGAAGGGCCTCCGCACTGACCACTATGAGGGATTCACCAAAACCCTGAACGGTCCTTGAAGCTATCATCCACTCAAGGGACTGAGCCTGACCGCAGAAAAAGGAGGCGGTGGTGAAGAGAAAAAGGCCCGCCAGAAACACCCTTTTGAGTCCCACCCTGCTTTCAAGCCACTCTACCAGCAAGATGGCGGTAGCTGCGGAGGTCATGTAGGAGGTTATCACCCACTGGACGCCATAGAGGTCTGTGCTCAGAGGTGCCATCATCTTTGGAACCACTATGTCCACTATGGTGGTATCCAGGATTGCCATAAAGACCCCTATCATCAGAGAGAGGGTCAGGACTGCACGCTCTGGGGGCGTTAGGGCTTCGTGAAAGGGCTTTTCTTCTCTCATTCTCTCCTTATCTCCACCCTTCCTCCCATGCCAACTCTGAGAAGGCTCATGTCTCCCTTTGTTATCTTAATCTTTACGGGTATCCTTTGCACCACCTTTGTGAACTCCCCGGCGGATATATCTCTTGGCACGAGGGCGAAGGTGGCGGCGGAGGCAGGGCTTATCTCTTCCACTACCCCTTCAAACACAACACCCTTATAGGCATCAAGCCTGATGTATGCCTTTGAGCCCTGCTTTATACCTCTGAGCTTTGTTTCCTCAAGGAGAGCCTCCGCAAAGAGTGAGCTGTCATCCACAAGGCTGAAAGCTGGCTGACCTGGTCTTACCATGTCCCCCACGCTTATGAACCTCTTTGCCACAACTCCATCCACAGGGGAGCGAAGCTCAGTCCTCTGCAGGTCAAGCTGAGCCTTCTGTATCTGTGCCCTTAAAGCCTTTATTTCCTCTTCAAGGGAGCTGACCTGTTTTTTGAGTTCCTGCACCCTAAGCCTGTCTAACTGAGCCCTTTCGAATTCTCCCTGAGCTTTTGAGTAGACCGCTCTGAGTTCTTTCAGATGGTCCTCAAGGGCTTTCTTTCTCATAAGAAGGCTTCTGTAAGAAGTGTCAGCCTGTTCAAACTTCTGCTTTGGTATCAGACCCTCTTTCAGTAGATTTTCCAGTCTGTCTCTGTCTCGCTTTGCCTGCTCAAGCTGAACATCCATCTCCTGTATCTGCTTCCTGAGGGCTTCCTCTCTGGCTTTTACTTCGCTGAGCGTGTCTTTTGAGATATCTACACCTATATTAATCTGACCCTGAGACCTATTTAGCTGAAGCTCAAGGGCTTCCTTCTGGGCAATCATGGAGGAGAGCCTGCCCTGAAGCACCTCAAGCTGCAGCCTGTAGTCTTCAGGTTCAAGCCTTGCAATAACTTCCCCCCTCTTCACTCTGTCTCCCATGTCCCTGTAGACCTCCACCACTCTTCCTCCCACTTCAAAGGCTACGTTGCTCATGTTTTCTGCCCTTATAAAAACCGCATCGGTTATGGCATATTCTATCCTGTGCTTTATCCACCTGTAGGAAAGAAAGCCAAAGACAAGGATTAACAGGATTACTATGACTGCACCCAGCTTCTTCATAACTCACCTACCTCTCTGAGCAGTTCAAAGTAGGCTTCAAGAAGCCTGTAGTAGGCTATGACTTTAGACCTTAGAGCCTGTGTCCTGCTTGCCTCCGCCTGAAGAAGGTCAGTGCCGCTTATTATCTGATTTCTGTATTGCTCCAGAGATAACCTGTAGTATTCCTCTGCAAAAGTGAGGGCCTCTTCTGCTACTTTCAGATTATCCTGTGCTGTCAGGAAGTTTTCATAGGCAGACCTTACCTTAAGGGCTATAGATTGCTGTAAGTCCCTGAGCTCTTCTCTTATGCCCTTTTCTTCCTCTACAAGGGCAAGGGCTCTGTAATAGGAGCTGAGAGACTGAAAGCTGATGCTCATGCCCGCACTGAGCACAAAGAACCCCTTTGGAGACAGGGTCGGGTTCTGGTCTGAGTAGTTGTAAACTCCCTCAAAGAAGACCCTAGGATGGAACTGAGATAACTCAATCCTTCTCTGACTTTTTGTCGCTTCGAGCCTCTGTGCGGTCAGTTTTGTGATGGGCCGTCTCTGCAATGCCCTCTGTATGAGCGATTCAGGGCTTTCCATCTCAGGCTTAATGTTTACTGGCTTTATGTCCTTCAGTCTGTCTTCTTCAATGCCTGTAAGCCTTGAGAGGTTTGCAATGGCCACACGGTAACTTCCCTCTGCCTGCCTGAGGTCCCTTTCCACCTCCGCAAGCCTGACCCTTGCCTGTAGCACGTCTGTTATGGCAACCAGGCCTTCTCTGAAAAATGCTTCCCTCTGCGTAAGGTCAGCATGCACCGCTTCCCTCTGCTTTTTGAGAACTTCCAGGAGCTCTGCAGAGGAGAGCACAGATAGATAGGCCCTTATCACCTCCAGCTTTACATCCAGCAGAGTTTCTGCGTAATCCTCCTCTGAGATTTTCAGCCTGCTCCTTGCTATGTCTACCCTTGAGGCTCTCAGCCCTCCATCATAGAGGAACTGCCTTACGCCCGCCTGCAGGTTCTGATAGCTTCTCTTTGAACTGCTGAATTCAAAGGGCTGGAAGCCCCAAAAAGCCGGCACGCTTATAGACTGCTTTTCAGACTGAAAAGAAAACCTGTATCCAGCAAAGAATTCGGGATAATAAAGCTGTGTCTCACCCTTCAGGTTCAGGCGTGCAGACTCCACCGCATACCTTTTTACAGATAGCCTGGGATTTTTTTCTACTGCAGAGCTGAGGAGTTCTTCAAGGCTCAGGGAAAAGGAAAATCCGCAGAAAGTGAGAAGAAGTAGCATTAGCCACATTTCAGCCCCCTGAATATGATTTCAAGGCCCTCCTCCGCCTCCTTCAAAACATCTTCCAGAGGAGTGTGGTCAAGGAGGAGCCCCTCCATGTATATAAGCCTTATGTAGCCTGCTATGAGATTAACAAGGGTTTTTACACTTCCGCACAGAAACTCACCTCTTTCGTAGCCCTTTTTTACCATCTGAGAGAGCAATTCTCTTATCTCCTGCAGGTGCATGCTGTGCAGCTTTCTGAATTCCTCCTTACTGCACATGAGCTCAAAGAAGAACACATAGGCTATATGCCTGTCCTCGTAGCATTCAAGGAGAAAGTCCCTTATGTGCCCCTTTATAGCCTCCTCTGCTGAAACATCCTTCTCCAGCCACCTTTTCATTATCTCCTTTGTCCTGTTAGCCATACTGTTTATGAGCTCCTCCATGAGCTGGTCCTTGCTCTTGAAGTAGAAGTAAAAGGCACCCTTTGAAAGGCCAGCATGTTTTACTATATCTTCCACTGTGGTGTGGTTATAACCCTTCTGGGAGAAAAGCTCTTTGGCAGACTGAATTATTCTCTCTCTTGCACTCATTTTGTAAGCCTTTCAAGCCTGGCTACTGCAGTGTTGTATAAATAGAGCAGAAAATAGTAGTTCTGTAGAGTGTTGTTGTAATTACTTATGACATCAAGCACTTCAAGCTGTGTGGCAACGCCAAAGCGGTATCTCTCCGTGGAAAGCCTCAAGCTTTCCCTCGCAGATTCAAGAGATAGCTCTACTGCCCCTATCTGAGCCATGAGAGAGTTTAAGTCCAGAAGAGTTTTGCTGAGCTCGGCTCTGAGCCTCTGTTCTGTATCCTTGAGATTTTCTGCCTGCTTGAGAAGGTCTATCCTTGCCTGAGCTATGCTTGACTCACGGGCAAAGCCGTCAAATATCCTGTAATTTAGCCTTGCACCCACAGTGTAACCATCCACCAGGCTATCCTTTCCCCCAATCCTTGCAGTGCTGCCCTGGTAGGTGGCAAAGAGGTCAAGGCTGGGGTAATACTGAGACCTCTGTAGATCAAGGGCTCTCTGGGCAACTTCAAGGCTTTTTCTGGCAACCTTTAGCGTGCTGTTGTTTTCAAGAAGTTTTTTGTGGTCTTCCCCATTCAGGGGCTGCATCTGTAGTTTTCCTTCCGGCTCTGGCTCTCCTTCAAACCTGAGAAAGGCTTTAAAGTCTTCAAGACTCTTTCTGTAATCTGCAGTTGCATTCTCCAGCTGTGCCCTCGCATTCTCCAGCTGAGCCTTTGCCCTCATGAGCTCCACCTTGGGAACCACCCCTGCCTGAAACTTGCCTTCTGTCTGCCTGTAGTTCTCTTCCCAGTATCTGAGATTTTCCTCAAGGAGCTTTACAACTTCCTTTTTGTAAAGAAGAGCATAAAAGAGCTGCTTTGTCTGAAACTCCACTTCCCTTTTGGTGTCTTCGTATATCAGGCTCTGGAGCTCTTTCTGTTCTTTTGCAAGGCTCAGACCCTCAAGGACTGCACGGTTAAATACTGTCTGGTCTACTTCAAGTATGTAGCTGTGTCTGTTTTTGGGGGTGAAGCCAAAGGCAAGGTCTCCGCCCAGCCTTGTATAGCTGTATGAGAAGCTTACCTGTGGAAGTATGCCAGCCCTGGCCTTTCTTATGTTTTCCTCCGCCTTCTGGAGGTCAAGAAGAGAGAGCCTCACTGAGGTGTTGTTCCTGACCGCAAAATCTATTGCCTGCTCAAGAGTAAGGGCGAGCGTCAACTTTATGCTTAGCAGAAAAATAAGAATAAACCTCATCTTACTTCCACCTTTACACCCTGCTGGAGCACGTAGGCATTTTCAAGAGCGATTCCCTCACCATCTCTGAGGTCACCCTTTACGTAAACTACACCCTGCCCCTGTTTTATCACCTCCACCTGCACGGGCTGTGCTATGCCATCCTGAATCCTCCAGACCACCTTTCTATTTCCCTGAACAACCACAGCCTGTTCTGGCACCGCAAAGCCCCTTTCAACGCCAAGCAGTAGCTTAGCCTCCCCATACATGCCTGGCTTGAGCTCACCTCTGGGGTTTTTGAGCCTTGCCTTTATGGTAAGAAGTCTGTTGGAATCTGCCGCTGGCGAGACAAAAAACACAATCCCCTCAAACTCTCCAAAAGGCTCCACTCTTATCCTTACCCTTGAGCCCTCACTTGCGTGAATCACATACTCCTGAGGAGTCTGAAACACAAACCTTATGGGGTCAAGGGTCACCAGCCTGAAAGTCTGGCTCTGGGGAGTTATGTAATCACCCACGTTTACAAACTTCTGGGCTATGTATCCAGAGAAAGGTGCGGTGAGTGTGGTTCTCTGAAGGCTGAGCCTTGCGTTGGATATCTGTGCCTGAAGGCTTCTTATGAATTCTTCCTGAGCCCTGAGTTGCGTCTGCACATTTTCATACTCTTCTCTGGCTATCAGCTCCCTCTCAAAGAGAAACCTTCTTCTCTCTGCAATGGCTCTCTGGTTTTCGTAGCTTGCCCTCGCCTGAGCCAGCTGCGCCTCAAACTGTCTTAGGGTATTTTCGTAGTCTGCAGGGTCTATTTTCAAGAGTGCCTGCCCGCTCCTTACGAAATCCCCCTCTTCCACAAAAAGGTTCAGAACCCTCCCGCTGACAAGGGGTCTGAGAATCACATCCTTTTCCCCTTCAAAGTAACCCTTTGTGCTGTATTCAATGGGGACATCTTCAGACTTTACCCTGTAAAGGCTGACCACAACCTTTCTTTCCTGAGTTTGCTGGTCTTGTGGCTTCTGAGCCTGCTTCTGGCATGAGAGGACAAAAGTTAGAGAAAAAGCTGTCAACACAGAGAGGAATTTCCTCATAGCACCTTACATTATAACATACTGACCGGTCGGTCGGTTGACAAACGTACGGGAAGGCATTTAATAGTAAATCATGGCGTATCTTGTGGTTATTGAAAAGGATAAACATGGTTTCTACGCCTACTGTCCAGATTTGCCCGGTTGTCAGACGCAGGGAGATACCTTTGAAGAGGTTATGAAAAACATAAGAGAAGCCATTGAGCTGTATATTGAAACTCTTACAGAGGAAGACTTAATGGACCTCAAGAGTAAGGAAGTCATTACCGCCTTTGTAGAACTATAATGCCAAGATTGCCGAGGCTTACGCCACAGGAAGCGTAAAGGCTGTTGCTGGAAAAGGGCTTTGAGTTGCTGAGAACAAAAGGAAGCCATCGCATCTATGGCAAGGGTAATTTGAGAATTGTAATTCCCTTTCATGCTGGCAAAACTCTGCATCCCAAGATAGTGAAAGAAATATTTAGAGTTATTGGGGAAAGTCCCTAACATACTGACCAGTCGGTCGGTTATAATATACCTGCCATGTATCGCTTTTTTATACACAGACCAGTCACTTCCTGGATGTTCATGATAGCCTTCATAATCCTGGGCCTATACTCTCTGAGGATAATCCCTCTTGACAGGCTTCCTGATGTGGACTTTCCCACAGTGAGTATAGTAACCACCTATCCCGGCGCCAACGCCTACGTGGTGGATGTGAATGTCACCAGAGAGATAGAAGACCAGATAGCCACCATAAGCGGTATTGAGACCATATCCTCCGCCAGCTTTGCAGGCACTTCAAGGATAACAATTACCTTCTCCCTCGAAAAGGACATAGATGTGGCGGCGCAGGAAGTCAGGGATGCGGTGCAGAGAGCCCTCAGAAGGCTTCCTG is a window of Aquificaceae bacterium DNA encoding:
- a CDS encoding TolC family protein, which translates into the protein MRFILIFLLSIKLTLALTLEQAIDFAVRNNTSVRLSLLDLQKAEENIRKARAGILPQVSFSYSYTRLGGDLAFGFTPKNRHSYILEVDQTVFNRAVLEGLSLAKEQKELQSLIYEDTKREVEFQTKQLFYALLYKKEVVKLLEENLRYWEENYRQTEGKFQAGVVPKVELMRAKAQLENARAQLENATADYRKSLEDFKAFLRFEGEPEPEGKLQMQPLNGEDHKKLLENNSTLKVARKSLEVAQRALDLQRSQYYPSLDLFATYQGSTARIGGKDSLVDGYTVGARLNYRIFDGFARESSIAQARIDLLKQAENLKDTEQRLRAELSKTLLDLNSLMAQIGAVELSLESARESLRLSTERYRFGVATQLEVLDVISNYNNTLQNYYFLLYLYNTAVARLERLTK
- a CDS encoding TolC family protein; amino-acid sequence: MLLLLTFCGFSFSLSLEELLSSAVEKNPRLSVKRYAVESARLNLKGETQLYYPEFFAGYRFSFQSEKQSISVPAFWGFQPFEFSSSKRSYQNLQAGVRQFLYDGGLRASRVDIARSRLKISEEDYAETLLDVKLEVIRAYLSVLSSAELLEVLKKQREAVHADLTQREAFFREGLVAITDVLQARVRLAEVERDLRQAEGSYRVAIANLSRLTGIEEDRLKDIKPVNIKPEMESPESLIQRALQRRPITKLTAQRLEATKSQRRIELSQFHPRVFFEGVYNYSDQNPTLSPKGFFVLSAGMSISFQSLSSYYRALALVEEEKGIREELRDLQQSIALKVRSAYENFLTAQDNLKVAEEALTFAEEYYRLSLEQYRNQIISGTDLLQAEASRTQALRSKVIAYYRLLEAYFELLREVGEL
- a CDS encoding TetR/AcrR family transcriptional regulator encodes the protein MSARERIIQSAKELFSQKGYNHTTVEDIVKHAGLSKGAFYFYFKSKDQLMEELINSMANRTKEIMKRWLEKDVSAEEAIKGHIRDFLLECYEDRHIAYVFFFELMCSKEEFRKLHSMHLQEIRELLSQMVKKGYERGEFLCGSVKTLVNLIAGYIRLIYMEGLLLDHTPLEDVLKEAEEGLEIIFRGLKCG
- a CDS encoding DHA2 family efflux MFS transporter permease subunit, which encodes MREEKPFHEALTPPERAVLTLSLMIGVFMAILDTTIVDIVVPKMMAPLSTDLYGVQWVITSYMTSAATAILLVEWLESRVGLKRVFLAGLFLFTTASFFCGQAQSLEWMIASRTVQGFGESLIVVSAEALLFSAYAPEKRGLAMGIYGLGVSFAPALGPTLGGWITEHIDWRWIFYINLPIGILNFTLALFFLKDYRPIHRLRLNFLSYLLISLATVSLLVVLSRGQKEGWFASDFILHLSLLSLFSFLLFLLSELTSRNKLIDPSIFRIKEFVVAFWVYCFVLGFSMYQVFYLIPLYFEKLKGYTTLQAGLAILPMALTIGFLSPVAGIISDKKSPRFALYVATVLYLSVAFLLLPRLNYFTPGSTAVLYLVAMGAGMGFFFAPVTQMALKRLGEKTTLGVSLMHYIRFVGGSFGTALATNDLQRFAAENLQRSTELQNPYWLQMKIKEAADFIYQFSHQAEERAKAMLYQLQSLYAMSDAFGSTLLLAAFWALLGSLPVLYLFWEDIRDLLSHGLTKEVAEKSQEV
- a CDS encoding HlyD family efflux transporter periplasmic adaptor subunit — its product is MKKLGAVIVILLILVFGFLSYRWIKHRIEYAITDAVFIRAENMSNVAFEVGGRVVEVYRDMGDRVKRGEVIARLEPEDYRLQLEVLQGRLSSMIAQKEALELQLNRSQGQINIGVDISKDTLSEVKAREEALRKQIQEMDVQLEQAKRDRDRLENLLKEGLIPKQKFEQADTSYRSLLMRKKALEDHLKELRAVYSKAQGEFERAQLDRLRVQELKKQVSSLEEEIKALRAQIQKAQLDLQRTELRSPVDGVVAKRFISVGDMVRPGQPAFSLVDDSSLFAEALLEETKLRGIKQGSKAYIRLDAYKGVVFEGVVEEISPASAATFALVPRDISAGEFTKVVQRIPVKIKITKGDMSLLRVGMGGRVEIRRE